In Candidatus Devosia phytovorans, the DNA window CGGGGCTGCCAAGGACCATATAGACGCTAAGGGTCAGTGCGGCGATGCCGCCGATGCCTGCGAGAAGCATGCCATTGCCCATGGTGCCGCTGGGCTGGGTCTTGTTGGCCTCGGCTTTGGCACGCAGAATTTCGCGCGCCAGCTCGCCCCGGGCCGCCTGCGCTTCGGCACCCGCCAGCTTGCCGGCCGCAAGGTCAGCATCGATTCCCGCCAGCACGAGGCGAAAATGGCTGTTGGCATCGTCCAATTCGGGCGCGGTCGCATTGTCCGTGCCGCGGCGCGCTGCGTGAAAAAGTGCAGCACAGGCGATGGCGGTGATGGCTGAGGCAATGAACCAGAAAAGCATGGGTCCTGAGCGCTTGACGCCGACGAGCGGCAAGTTTGGAACATCTATAAAGTACGCGCGCCGAAAAACCACCAAAACACGCGATTGTGGAGCGGACGCATTGCCACATGCGCGTTTGGCCGCATGAGGGAACACGCGCATGTGGGTGGTGGAGGGTGGCGCGATCGCCAGCCAGGACATTCGCTGGCGCGACGATCTGGATCTAGCTGCGGCGCTCGGCCGAGGCGCGGGCGCGCCTCAGTGTCTCGGCATATTCCGGGTTGAAGCGGATTTCGGCCATCTTGATACCGGCGTCGAGCCGTGCGCCGGTATTGGCATCGCCGGGGTTCTGCCGCATCAGGTCGAGATTGCGCTGCAGATGCATTTCCAGCGCCTCCCCGCTCTGGCTCCAGGCCTGGTCGAACAGGGCATTGAGAGCCAGGGAGTCACGGCATTCGCGGATGGTGGCCAGGAGATAGACGCCGTTGATCGCCGAAAGCAGCGCATCATTGTCAACGCGGTCATGGCCCTCGCGGCCGCGGCGCAGCGCCAGGTTGATGTCGGAGACGACATCGCGCAGGCGTGGTTCGACGCGGTCGGACACCTGCTTGGTGATGGCCGAGATAATCTGCGCCCAGCGGCTGCCGCGGGCAAATTCGATATAGCCGGTCAGCGAGCGCACCAGGCGATGGAAGCGTTCGAGGCTGCGGCAGATCAGGTCGATATCGGCGAAGGGCCCGACTGGCTGCAAGGCAAAGACCTTGTTCTGCGCATGAGCCAGGATGGCGTCGATCACCGGGGCAAAGCCCAGTCGAAGCACTGCCGCTTCGGTGGCATTGCCGCTGAGCTTGATGATGGAGGTGGTGAGCCGCGTCGGATTGGTGATCTGCGGTAACGCGGCATGGAACAGCAGCGCCGAGAGCGCCTGGTCCTTGAGCGGCATGGATTGCAGCGCCGCGCCGATGGCTGCGTCATCGGCCATGCCGTTGATGGCCTTGCCGAAAGCCTGTGCCTTGACCAGCAACGCACGGCTGCGCAGGGCCATGACCACATTGGGCAAGGCGTCGCGCGCTTCCTTGCTGCCCAGGGTAGCGCGCAGGCGGCGGTCTTTTTCCGGATCAGCGGAGGCAGTGTCGATGCCGGCCTTCATGGCTTGCAGGATCTGCGGCAGGATGGCTTCGAGCGCGGCCGCCTCAAAGCTGCCGTCGGCCAGGGAGTCGGGATTGATCAGTTCGGGGCAGAGGTCGCGATAGACCCAGACCCAGGCGGCCTCGGCGTGACTGCGGAAAATCGAACCGGCAAAGGCGAACTGCGCCGGATCCTGCACGATGACGGGATCGATCACGCCGGCAAAAGGGCGCGTCGCCGCGCGGCCTGCGCGGCGGGTCGTCGCTGTGTCGGATTGTGTGGCTGCTTGCTGCATCAACGCGGTGGAGTTGGTGGTCTATCGTAAAACCCTAACGGGCTTCGGTAAACAATCCATTCCCACCGCCGTCACGATGAAAGATTAAGCAGCGCCCTGCACGACAGCCCAGTTGCCGTTCTGCTCGCGGCAGGCCGTGCCCTTCTTGACATAGTCCTGGCCCTTGGCCTTGACCGTGTGGGTGAAGTCGCGGCAGTCGAGATTGTTGACGCGGACATAGGGACCGACCGCCACCGAACCGGTGGTGCCGGCTTCACCGGTCCAGGCGCGCGGGGCACCGGGGCGGCCAAACTGCAGCGCATAGAACTGGGCGCTATTGGCTTCGGCCGAATCCTTGGAGGTCATGACCGAAAGCGCGGCCGCATCGACAAAGCCATTGGAGACGCTGGTGGTCAGCAGGGCCTGCTGCGTGGTCTGAGCCGGGGTCGGCACCAGCGGCTGGGCGATGACCGGGGTCGCAACCACGGGGGCCTGCGCGATCTGGGTCGGGCCGGTGGAGGTACAGGCGGCCAGGGTCATGGCAAGCAACGGAGCGGCGAAGAGAGCGATACGGTTCATATGTCTGCGTTCCGATGGACGTTTAGAGTGGCTCATTGTTGTCGCAATGCGGCGAAAGTGCGTCAAGTTGCATTAGGCTTGGCCGCACCAGCGAGTCGGGCCGTAGGCAATCGCAGTTCGACCAGCAGCCCGCCAAGCGCAGCGCGCTTGAGTGCAAGGCTGCCGCCATAGACATCCACCAGTTCCTTGACGATATCGAGCCCTAGTCCGGTTCCGGGCGTTTTCTCGTCCAGCCTGACACCGCGGCGCAACACTTTCTGCGCATCTTCGTCGCTCAGACCCAGTCCATTGTCCTCGATCCGCACCAGCAGCATGGCGCCGGTTTCCGCGCGCTCGGACGACAGCATCACCCGCACCTGCCCCCTGGACCACTTGCAGGCATTGTCGAGCAGGTTGCCCGCCATTTCCTCGAGGTCGGCCTCGTCGCCGCGGAACCAGGGCAGACCGGGCTCGGGACGATTGAGGGTCACCGTGACCTCCGGATGAATCTTGCCCATCACCCGCACCAGCCGCCCCATGACCATGGTGGCATCGGCCCTCTTGCCCACCACGGACGTGCGGGCGGCGAGCCGGGCGCGCTCGAGATAGGTGGACACCATGGTGCTCATCTTCTCGCTTTCGCTCATCACCACATCGGCCAGATCGCCCTTTGTCGCCGCTGCTTCGTTACGCAGCACGGCGATCGGCGTCTTCAGCCCATGGGCGAGATTGCCGACCTGGTTGCGGGCGCGCTCGATGATCTGCGTATTGGAGCGCAGCAGCTCGTTGACCTCTTCGGCCAGTGGCGCGATTTCGCGCGGATAGGTGCCGCCCACCGCCACGCTCTCGCCGGCCCGCACGCTTTCGATGGCGGCGCTGAGCTTGTCGACGGGGCGCATGGCAAAGCGGGCGACGATGGCGCTCATGATGGCCAGCATGACCCCCACCGCGCCGAGCACGATGAAGGCCTGGCCACGGAAGTCGCCGACCAGGTCGAGGATTTCGCTGAGATTGCCGGTCACGACGATCTGGAAGGTCGTCGGTGCCACGGTCACCGTGCGCTCGACGACCCGCATGCGCGTGCCAAAGGCGTCGTCGAGGATTTCGGTGCGCCGGCCACGGCTGTCGCGGTCGCCTTCGAGCACGGGCATGTCGATGCCCACGGCCGAGGTCGAGAGGTTATAGAGCGTGCCATTGGCGTCGCGGATGGCCCAATACCAGCCCGAGCGCGGGCGGTCGAAGCGCGGATCGCTGAGGGTGATGGCGTCGCTGGTGGGATCGCCGGTTTCGAGCAGTGAACCGGTCAGGCTCTCGACATGGAAATCGAGCGATTCCGCAAGCGAGGTATCGAGAGCGCGGGAATAGAGGTCGGTCAGCAGGAAGCCGGTCGCGACCAGCGCCACCACCAGCCAGCCGGCCGAGAGCCAGAACAGCGAAGCGGCAATCGAGCCTTTGCGCAGGGAATGGCCCTGCGGCTTGGTCGGCGCCGGCGCCTCACTCGCGTTGGTCTGGCTGGGCACGGTCAGCGCCTAGTCTCCCGCGATCTGATAGCCCAGTCCGCGCACGGTCTGGATGCAATCATCGGGAAGCTTCTTGCGCAGGCGGCCGACGAAGACTTCGATCGTATTGCTGTCGCGATCGAAATCCTGGTCGTAAAGATGCTCGGTCAGCTCGGTGCGCGAAATGACCTTGCCCTTGTGATGCATCAGATAGCTCAGAAGGCGAAGCTCATGGCTGGTCAGCTTGACCGACTGGCCATTGACCGTCACCCGCCCCGACCGGGAATCCAGCCGCACCGGGCCGGCGACAATCTCGTTGGAGGCCAGGCCCGCCGCGCGCCGCACCAAGGCACGGATACGGGCCAGAACCTCTTCCATATGGAAAGGCTTGGCGACATAGTCGTCGGCACCGGCGTCGATGCCCTGCACCTTGTCGCTCCAGCGATCGCGGGCGGTTAGCAGCAGCACCGGCGTGGTCTTGCCGCCGCGGCGCCATTCTTCGAGCACCGACAGGCCATCCATGCGTGGCAGGCCGATATCGAGCACGATGGCATCATAGGGTTCGGTATCGCCGAGGAAATGGCCCTCCTCGCCGTCGAAAGCTACGTCCACCGCATAGCCGGCTTCGGTCAGCGCTTCCTTGAGCTGGCGATTGAGATTGGTGTCGTCCTCGACAACAAGAATACGCATGCCCGCCTCGCGCGATTGGTTTGCTTATTGTGCGCTTACTGTCAGATTCTGCGCGGTGCCGTCAGCACTGAGGACACCGATGATCCAGACATAACGCCCGCCCTGGTCGCAGAGCCGGAAATTGAGGATCTGATCGGCACTATAGCCTGCCGAGGCCACGGCCTCATACTGGCTGATGATCTGGCCCGAGCTGATGAGCGCCTGGATCTCCGCCGAACTGTCGATACAGGCCTGCGCCTGCGCCGTCCCGGCAGAGGCCAGGCCGAGCAGCAGCGCAACGACAATCGGAACAAGCGTCTTGAGGGTCACGGTTTTCATGAGAACAAACTATGACGCCGTTGCTGAATGGGACATGAATGAGGCAAAAACGGCAAAACCTAGAGTTTGATGGACGTGCCGGCATCGCGCAGAATGCTGTTGGCTGTATGGCGGCTCATCAGATTGCGCGGCACAGAAACGACTTTGCCTTTTGCATTCGTCCATTTCTCGTGTGAACCCTTTGCGTTGACCAGATAGCGAAAACCGTTGGCTTTCAATATCTTTACGACGGATGCGTAATATCCGTCGACCATATCAGGCCGCTTTGCCGGCGGGTCGTTGCCAGAGTATGGCCGGAATCAGATCTTTCGGCGCCATGGTCTTCAAGTCTTCCGGACTGACATGGTTCGCCATGACGAGCTCGGGCGCCAGATCCATCATGATCTCTTCGAATTCCTCGATCGTGGCCGCCTCGACATGCAGGCCAAAGATATCGCTTTCGGAATAGAACACCTTCGCCTCATCGTCCCAATGGGCCGTGACGCTGAACATGCGTTTTGCCATGCGTCACGCTCCCTTGGGTCCATTAAGTTCGATCAGATCGGCGATCGCGCCAAACACGCATTCGCCTGTTGTCTTTCCAATATCGGTCAGACAGTCCGAAGTTGCAATGGATCGCTCAAGCCGCCCCGATATCCGCCTTCAGCCCCCGGCGCAGGAACAGCACCGCCAGCGCGTCCATCACCAATTGCCCTGCCGAGCTCCCATCGAGTGATGGCAGGTCGACGCCCAGCATCTGCAACACGCCGGCAAGCAGCATGAAAATCGAGACGATGTAGGTCTTGTAGCCGTTGAGAATGTCCATCATGGTTTTCCTTTCAGGGATCTGAATTGGCTTGATATTTTCTGCGCCGGCGACAGCCAGCGCGGCCTTGCGCACCGATGCAACACGGCTGGTCCAGCCACGACCGAAGGTGGCAAAGGTGCCGAGACGCTGCAGGAAGCCGAGGCGCTGGTCGCAGAGCGCAGTGACAAGGCCGGGAGAGGAACGCCTGGCCACCGCCGCCAGGGTCAGCGGACCAATCTGCCCGTCGGCCAGCACGCCCAATATGGCCTGCAGCGCCTTTATCGCCCCATCGGGGCCGGAATTGACGGCATAGTCGAACAGCGCCAGGTCCAGTCCCGGTGGCAGGTGGTCCGCCTTGCAGCGATCCCAGTAGCCTGCCCGATAGATTTTCCCCGCCTCGGCGCGCGTGAGATCCTTCACCGCGCTTTTGGGCAGGTCCCACCAGGGCGACACCTGCCGCCAGCGTGCCAGCGTCTTGTGGGTGATGCCCATACTGGTGGCGCCGCCCGGATCCTGCGGATGGTCGGCATAGCCGCCCTCGTGCCGCAGCACCTCGTCGAGACAGATATCGAAGCGATCAGCCATCAAACTCTCCCTGCGCCACATCTCCGGGTCCAAACACCGGACTGACCTGCGCCACGGTGAAAGTGAAATTATCCGCCGGGCCACCGAAGTCGGCGACCTGTTGCGCGGCAGAATAGGTGGCGGCGGGGGCAGCACTCTCGAAGCTCCGCAGTACCGTCGCGCCATTGCGGATGGTCACCGCATAGCGCTCTGGCACATGCTCCAGTGGGCTTTCCGCCACGCCCCAGCCGTCGCCATCGGCCCGGCTGCGGCGGATCCAGCGCAGAGCGACATCGCCGCCCACCCGCCGCGCCCGAAGGTGCACCGGCGGAAGTGGCAGGACGGGATCCAATCCCAGCTCAAGTGCCAGGTCGCTGCCCTCGACATCGCGCGCGCCGGCATAGATGCGCAGGTCGCGGCTCTCGCCGAGCCATTGCGTCTCCACCGGCAATCCCGCGTCTCGCCGATCCAGCACCACCATGCGATGGCCAACCGAACCCGGTCCGACACCCGTGCCATCCTGTCCGCGCAGCAATTGGCTCAGCCGGTAGCGTCCCGGCGCGATCAGTTCCGCCTTGACGAAACCGATGACTTCCCAGTCGCCGCCATCACCCTGCACGGCAATCCGGTTGCTCCCGGCCAGCACGGCCAGTTCGTCCGCTGCAGCCAGATGCCCAGCCAGCAGGTTGATCTCAATGACATTGCCCCGGTCCCAGATCCCCTGCGGCCCCGCGGAGAGCGGCACCAGCAGTTCGCCCACCAGGCCACGCCGCGTGATCTCGGCGAGGCTGGCGCCGGTCGCGTCATCCACCACCTGCACCACGCCCGGCCAGGGCTGGGCATGGGCGGCCAGCAGCAGCCGACTGCGCGCCGGCTCGCTCGGCAAGGGCGGCAGATGCGCCGCCACAACCAGCGGGATCGAGCGCGGCGCGACGCCCGTGCCCTGCGCAAAGCCGCGATCCACCCCCGTCGCCAGTGCCAGCCCCGATGGCAGGCCGTGCGCCACGACCTTGCGTGCCAGACCGTCGCGGATTTCGCTGATCTCGAACGGCCCCTCGGCCAGTCCATGGATCGCAACCAGATCCCCCGGCTCCAGCGCCACGGCACTGGGCGGAAGCACAAATTCCAGCACCTCGCGTCGCGCCGCCTGCCCGTCCAGCATGCGCTCGGCGGCCAGCCGCGCGCTGGCGCCATCCAGCGTCAGCGCCACGCTTTGCGCCACCAATGGCCCGTCCGCGCGAACCAGCGCCGTCGCCGTGGCCGCCAGATAATCGCGCTCGCGATCCTGATAGGTCAGCGCCAGCCGCCCCGGCATTTCGGCCGGATCGGGTGAGCGGCGCGACAGCACCGCGCCCTCCTCCAGCACCAGGGCGTCCGGCTCGACTGAAGTCGCCACCGCCCGCCGCGCCTTGCCCAGATGCAGCCCGTGCACGCGATTGCGCATGGATAGGCCCGTCGCCCCCAGCAACGGCTCCAGCGCCTGCCGCGCCGTCGTCGCACTGCCCAGCACGCAGCCGGTGACGAAGGGCGCGGCGGGTTCGGCGCTCAGGCTCACGCCATGATCTTCCGCCATCGCCGCGGCCAGTTCATCGCTCGCCATGCCGCCCAGCCGGCCGGTCAGCCAATGGCCATTGCGATGGTTCTCGCCATCGCGCCACACATCGGTCAGCCCGGGAAAAGCCGGATAGGGCCGCGCGTCCCAGGTCCAGAGATGGATGCGCTCCACATCCACCATGCCGGCCGGATTGTTGGCGGGATCGCGCCAGAAACCCTGATGGGCCCGCAGCACCTGCCGCTGCATCAGCGCATCGGGCGTGCCGCGCGAAAAATACGGCCGCCCGTCCTCGGCACTCTTGGCATCGCCGAAAATATTGGGCTGGTTGCCCCCCTTGTCGACCGCGCCGCAGCCGAGCTCGGTGAAGACGATCGGTTTGCTCCCCGGCACCCAGGCCGTCGGCGTCGCCTTGCGCATCCCGCCCGGCCGATCGTGATGCGTATGGCTCCACCAGCTCCGGATATCCTTGAAGCGCCAGACCCAGGCTTCGCCATAGGCGCCATCGCTGATCGGGCTGCGAATTTGCGCCGCGCGATCCGCCGCGCTGGCATAATACCAGTCGAACCCCTCGCCCCCGGCGATATTGGCTTTGAGATACTCGAGGTCATATCCATCCGCCGACAGCGCAGCATCGCTATGCCCATGGCCCTCGCGCCAGTCGGCGACCGGCATGTAATTGTCGATTCCCACGGCATCTATCGCAGGCGATGCCCAGAGCGGATCGAGGTGGAAAAACTTCTCGCCATTGGGCTGATAGCCCGAATATTCGCTCCAGTCGGCCGCATAGGTGAGCCGCGTCCCCGCGCCCACCACGGCCCGCACCTCCGCCGCCAGCGCCACCAGCGCCTCGACAAAGGGGAAGCTGTTGCCAGCGCCGCGCACCGTCGTCAGCCCGACCATTTCCGACCCGAGCACCAGCAGGTCGACGCCACCCGCTGCCTGCGCCAGCCAGGCATAATGCAGCGCCATCTGCCGATAGCGCGCGGCAAAGCCCGCCACCTGTGCAGCCGCGACAGCGCTCCTGTCGGGCGTCCCCGCCTGCCCCGGTGCCGGGTGGCAGGTGATCCGCCCACGCCAGGGGTAACTCGCCTGCATGCCCCAGCCATATGGATCAACCAGCCCGTTCCCCACCGGAATATCCATCATCACCAGCGGATAGAGCGTAACCCTCAGCCCCCGGGCCTTGAGGTCGGCAATCGCCGCCAGCACCGCGGCATCGCTGGGCGTGCCGCCATAGGCCGGGCCCCCCTGATGCTGGCTGACCACGGGCACATCGCCCCGCCCCAGCCCCATCACGCGCCATTGGACGCCCTGCACGCTGCGCGCCGCCGCTTCCACCCGCGGCCCGATCAGGCAGTGCTCGCAGCGCAGGTCATTGCCGAACCAGGCCACCACCAGCGCAACCTGTCTGAGGTTCGGGCAGAGCGCCGTCAGCTCGTCGATGGAGACGGTCCAGTCGCTCTGTCCCCCCACGACATGGGCATTCTCGCCCGTCGTTTCGCCCGGCCCCAGCAGTCGCAGCCGCGGGGTCGGGTCATAGCCGAATTCCGTCGCGCCGGGGATGACGGTCACGGCCGTGATATCGCGCTCCAGATCCCCCACCACCCGGCAGAGTTCGACGCTGAGATGGGGAATGCGATTGCCAAACCGGTTGAGCGGCAATTGCTCCACCACCAGGTAGCACAGGCCCCGATAGGCCGGCGCCACGCTACCCTGCGTGGCCTCGATCAGCCCATCGGGCAATTGGTCCTCGGTGCCGCGATAAAAGCGGAGTGTCAGCCCCTGGGTATCGAGCAATTGCCCATCGGCCCAGATCCGCCCCATATGGGCCACCTCGCCCTCGCAGAAGGCCACGGCAAAGCTGGCGCCCACCACGTCCTCCTTGGGCTGGCTCACGCCCTTGGCGCCCTGGCTTTCCTGACCCAGCAGTTCCAGTTCACGCGCCCAGATGATATTCCCGCTCAGCCGGCTCCAGCCATAAAGCCGCGGCACCGCCCCGCCCTCGCTGGAATATTGCAGGCGAATATCGGCACCGACCTCCGGCGCGGTACGCTCGCCGAACAACACCGAGTCGACCGCATTCCCGGCCAGCGCGCCCAGCGCCCGCCCCACGGTCGCGCCAATCGGCCCGCCGACCAGTCCACCCACGAACTGCCCAGCCAACGACAATGCCAAAGTGGCCATT includes these proteins:
- a CDS encoding glycoside hydrolase family 108 protein, yielding MADRFDICLDEVLRHEGGYADHPQDPGGATSMGITHKTLARWRQVSPWWDLPKSAVKDLTRAEAGKIYRAGYWDRCKADHLPPGLDLALFDYAVNSGPDGAIKALQAILGVLADGQIGPLTLAAVARRSSPGLVTALCDQRLGFLQRLGTFATFGRGWTSRVASVRKAALAVAGAENIKPIQIPERKTMMDILNGYKTYIVSIFMLLAGVLQMLGVDLPSLDGSSAGQLVMDALAVLFLRRGLKADIGAA
- a CDS encoding glycoside hydrolase/phage tail family protein, which encodes MATLALSLAGQFVGGLVGGPIGATVGRALGALAGNAVDSVLFGERTAPEVGADIRLQYSSEGGAVPRLYGWSRLSGNIIWARELELLGQESQGAKGVSQPKEDVVGASFAVAFCEGEVAHMGRIWADGQLLDTQGLTLRFYRGTEDQLPDGLIEATQGSVAPAYRGLCYLVVEQLPLNRFGNRIPHLSVELCRVVGDLERDITAVTVIPGATEFGYDPTPRLRLLGPGETTGENAHVVGGQSDWTVSIDELTALCPNLRQVALVVAWFGNDLRCEHCLIGPRVEAAARSVQGVQWRVMGLGRGDVPVVSQHQGGPAYGGTPSDAAVLAAIADLKARGLRVTLYPLVMMDIPVGNGLVDPYGWGMQASYPWRGRITCHPAPGQAGTPDRSAVAAAQVAGFAARYRQMALHYAWLAQAAGGVDLLVLGSEMVGLTTVRGAGNSFPFVEALVALAAEVRAVVGAGTRLTYAADWSEYSGYQPNGEKFFHLDPLWASPAIDAVGIDNYMPVADWREGHGHSDAALSADGYDLEYLKANIAGGEGFDWYYASAADRAAQIRSPISDGAYGEAWVWRFKDIRSWWSHTHHDRPGGMRKATPTAWVPGSKPIVFTELGCGAVDKGGNQPNIFGDAKSAEDGRPYFSRGTPDALMQRQVLRAHQGFWRDPANNPAGMVDVERIHLWTWDARPYPAFPGLTDVWRDGENHRNGHWLTGRLGGMASDELAAAMAEDHGVSLSAEPAAPFVTGCVLGSATTARQALEPLLGATGLSMRNRVHGLHLGKARRAVATSVEPDALVLEEGAVLSRRSPDPAEMPGRLALTYQDRERDYLAATATALVRADGPLVAQSVALTLDGASARLAAERMLDGQAARREVLEFVLPPSAVALEPGDLVAIHGLAEGPFEISEIRDGLARKVVAHGLPSGLALATGVDRGFAQGTGVAPRSIPLVVAAHLPPLPSEPARSRLLLAAHAQPWPGVVQVVDDATGASLAEITRRGLVGELLVPLSAGPQGIWDRGNVIEINLLAGHLAAADELAVLAGSNRIAVQGDGGDWEVIGFVKAELIAPGRYRLSQLLRGQDGTGVGPGSVGHRMVVLDRRDAGLPVETQWLGESRDLRIYAGARDVEGSDLALELGLDPVLPLPPVHLRARRVGGDVALRWIRRSRADGDGWGVAESPLEHVPERYAVTIRNGATVLRSFESAAPAATYSAAQQVADFGGPADNFTFTVAQVSPVFGPGDVAQGEFDG
- a CDS encoding type II toxin-antitoxin system HicA family toxin, which codes for MVDGYYASVVKILKANGFRYLVNAKGSHEKWTNAKGKVVSVPRNLMSRHTANSILRDAGTSIKL
- a CDS encoding response regulator transcription factor, with the translated sequence MRILVVEDDTNLNRQLKEALTEAGYAVDVAFDGEEGHFLGDTEPYDAIVLDIGLPRMDGLSVLEEWRRGGKTTPVLLLTARDRWSDKVQGIDAGADDYVAKPFHMEEVLARIRALVRRAAGLASNEIVAGPVRLDSRSGRVTVNGQSVKLTSHELRLLSYLMHHKGKVISRTELTEHLYDQDFDRDSNTIEVFVGRLRKKLPDDCIQTVRGLGYQIAGD
- a CDS encoding DUF1902 domain-containing protein — protein: MAKRMFSVTAHWDDEAKVFYSESDIFGLHVEAATIEEFEEIMMDLAPELVMANHVSPEDLKTMAPKDLIPAILWQRPAGKAA
- a CDS encoding HAMP domain-containing sensor histidine kinase — translated: MPSQTNASEAPAPTKPQGHSLRKGSIAASLFWLSAGWLVVALVATGFLLTDLYSRALDTSLAESLDFHVESLTGSLLETGDPTSDAITLSDPRFDRPRSGWYWAIRDANGTLYNLSTSAVGIDMPVLEGDRDSRGRRTEILDDAFGTRMRVVERTVTVAPTTFQIVVTGNLSEILDLVGDFRGQAFIVLGAVGVMLAIMSAIVARFAMRPVDKLSAAIESVRAGESVAVGGTYPREIAPLAEEVNELLRSNTQIIERARNQVGNLAHGLKTPIAVLRNEAAATKGDLADVVMSESEKMSTMVSTYLERARLAARTSVVGKRADATMVMGRLVRVMGKIHPEVTVTLNRPEPGLPWFRGDEADLEEMAGNLLDNACKWSRGQVRVMLSSERAETGAMLLVRIEDNGLGLSDEDAQKVLRRGVRLDEKTPGTGLGLDIVKELVDVYGGSLALKRAALGGLLVELRLPTARLAGAAKPNAT